A window of Drosophila subobscura isolate 14011-0131.10 chromosome E, UCBerk_Dsub_1.0, whole genome shotgun sequence contains these coding sequences:
- the LOC117890980 gene encoding KN motif and ankyrin repeat domain-containing protein 2 isoform X1, with protein sequence MILSSQPQYNESEFAEKIRHLTPTEQEAVKRFWRSLVLRSQRAFIEENARQVPGGSTNSSVSSPESSGMNRSVRSCNCCPYGYHIDLDFVRYCEALAQAKPSEEEQRRRDRRRSRKSMEVMLGFESLFGGDWQAETRVQGRLAEAAHESEPDSPRGVVGAAGLSQSYTTTPCYRPRSSSVPRFTYGSIPPRAESPFGTASSTCSSLRGGVESDAGIYQQRHQSYGRPAISPPETRAFLHDALDEVCSDFERTLERTSVKRRKGGVPYAGGSLSMDRNNNKLMLNLSPRNGYGQKERNQRLGNSTWDRYFDVADSCIAGNRSPTTTPHLFLRSNTLPLQQRPSPAEVQYESYVQATVAANAKSPVEQLESPKTMPGTAPPPPPRRHHLLATPKEGEKENGTMSSSMQSPVNSETGQTTADAQALFQIREQMAMSLKRLKDLEEQVKVIPDMELELNSLRSEKQRLLRKNEELVRGQRQTPSPPSPGLKNASPVQFTPQRISPISLESLGARMRSSSTSASPSPSVIRRDVSTQAATRVTATRDVAVGSTLSTRHMATQEAAAIYSQAELEQKIGVALSSHQQQQLKKLITVGTQMYVPKREQRDSGMQTMAERPKLKYNVGVSAKPATRENFTSCKPDVRTVGSSEHRIDEELCEKCAISKRSVGCGPEVPTTEKPAKSAPQMLGRSNTFSLGENESLTLIRKAVGCQTPITMVHSAASQTAMKTVRSTGAQVTPQQQHAVVQCGAEQSNRQTDTDGLQRLSRSATKTEQVAESVPRPRTRHTACNTDQPEQKPLPEPFKAPATTHSACNTDEIRKRDVGCGELVKPHISIACAANYCDSCKEAIQDLAKGFCKVSPETSPAPSKPGIVRRSTSADSRIPRPKHITSPSPVRRELKRQNTYTLATPTKTPDSPKAERKTRLSSLQEKPPTVSSFQSSDTSGESQSFIRQPSSKQNTSLDLSQVGDDELIVREEKRVSISWSRDASPAPLMTSSATTSGTTKSASPEQEQEQEQEQAMSISSGSSPPLDIQIAQGARKKSSTPLKSSQSEDSQVTVIERPATKAQLHQLAQAEAEPRKKTEIPKSLADALKVINDSLLKRMGAKPISSQSLKLSKTTIQEHWFRNSSTGKADPHEVEDHLDYFESLSVPLLEYCVNLSDNNGNTAMHYAVSHGNFDVVSILLDSKVCNVNQTNNAGYTCVMLVSLAKLKQPSHRTVVERLFKMADVNIRAKKHCQTALMLAVSHGNGDMVAMLLEAGADINIQDEDGSTALMCAAEHGRVDVVKHLLSSPDCDSLIQDVDGSTAFKIAWQAGHRDVGLLLYVHEQMLRSKLPNRGETARNSLLTMALHSRQSPE encoded by the exons CTCGTCAAGTGCCTGGTGGCAGCACCAACAGTTCCGTCTCCAGCCCGGAGTCGTCTGGTATGAACCGATCGGTgcgcagctgcaactgctgtcCCTATGGCTACCACATTGACCTGGACTTTGTGCGCTACTGCGAGGCGCTGGCCCAGGCCAAgcccagcgaggaggagcagcggcgtAGGGATCGACGTCGCTCGCGCAAGTCCATGGAGGTTATGCTCGGCTTCGAGAGCCTCTTTGGCGGCGACTGGCAGGCGGAGACGAGAGTGCAGGGCCGACTAGCGGAG GCCGCACATGAAAGCGAACCAGATTCGCCCCGCGGAGTAGTAGGAGCAGCAGGTCTGTCGCAATCCTATACCACAACGCCGTGCTATCGGCCGCGTTCATCGTCCGTGCCACGCTTCACTTACGGCAGCATCCCGCCGAGAGCCGAGTCTCCATTTGGCACTGCCTCCTCCACGTGCTCCTCGTTGCGCGGCGGCGTCGAGAGTGACGCGGGGATCTATCAACAGCGCCATCAGAGCTATGGTCGACCGGCGATCAGTCCGCCAGAGACGCGGGCCTTCCTCCACGACGCCCTGGACGAGGTCTGCAGCGATTTTGAGCGCACACTCGAACGGACATCGGTGAAGCGGCGCAAAGGGGGTGTCCCCTATGCAGGCGGCTCCCTCTCCATGGATCGGAACAACAATAAGTTGATGCTGAATCTCAGCCCGCGCAATGGCTATGGCCAGAAGGAGCGCAATCAGCGCCTGGGCAACAGCACGTGGGACCGCTACTTTGATGTGGCAG ACTCCTGCATAGCGGGTAATCGATCACCAACGACCACGCCGCACCTCTTCCTGCGCTCCAATACGCTCCCTCTGCAGCAGCGGCCCAGCCCTGCGGAGGTGCAGTATGAGAGCTATGTGCAGGCCACGGTGGCGGCCAATGCCAAGTCGCCAGTGGAACAGCTGGAATCGCCGAAGACTATGCCAGGCACTgcaccgccgcctccaccacgTCGGCATCATCTGCTGGCAACTCCCAAGGAAGGCGAGAAGGAGAATGGCACCATGAGCAGCTCCATGCAGTCGCCAGTGAATTCGGAAACGGGTCAGACTACGGCGGATGCCCAGGCTCTGTTCCAGATCCGCGAGCAGATGGCCATGAGCCTGAAGCGCCTGAAGGATCTGGAGGAGCAGGTCAAGGTCATACCCGACATGGAG TTGGAACTCAATTCATTGCGCTCGGAGAAGCAGCGACTTCTGCGCAAGAACGAGGAGCTGGTGCGGGGACAAAGACAGACACCATCACCTCCCAGTCCGGGCCTGAAGAACGCTTCACCCGTGCAGTTCACGCCACAGCGCATAAGTCCCATCTCGCTGGAGAGCCTGGGGGCACGCATGCGCAGCAGTTCGACCTCGGCGTCGCCTTCGCCCAGCGTCATTCGTCGCGATGTGTCCACCCAGGCGGCCACCCGGGTGACAGCCACCCGAGACGTGGCCGTTGGCTCCACACTGAGCACCCGTCACATGGCCACTCAAGAGGCCGCGGCCATTTACTCCCAAgcggagctggagcagaaAATCGGTGTTGCCCTgagcagccaccagcagcagcagctgaagaagcTCATCACAGTGGGCACACAGATGTACGTGCCGAAGCGGGAGCAGCGGGACTCGGGCATGCAGACGATGGCGGAGCGCCCGAAGCTCAAGTACAATGTGGGAGTCAGTGCCAAGCCCGCGACGAGGGAGAACTTCACCAGTTGCAAGCCAGATGTGCGCACTGTGGGCAGCTCCGAGCACCGCATCGACGAAGAGCTATGCGAGAAGTGTGCCATCAGCAAGCGATCAGTGGGCTGCGGTCCGGAAGTGCCCACGACGGAGAAGCCAGCGAAGTCAGCGCCACAGATGCTGGGACGCAGCAACACCTTCAGCCTCGGAGAGAACGAATCGCTAACCCTCATCCGGAAGGCTGTGGGCTGTCAGACGCCAATTACCATGGTGCACAGTGCTGCGAGTCAGACTGCGATGAAGACGGTTCGCTCAACCGGCGCTCAGGtgacgccgcagcagcagcacgcggTGGTGCAGTGtggggcagagcagagcaatcGGCAAACCGATACCGACGGCCTGCAGCGCCTCTCGCGTAGCGCCACAAAAACGGAACAGGTGGCCGAGTCTGTGCCACGACCTCGAACACGTCACACAGCCTGCAACACGGATCAGCCGGAGCAGAAACCGTTGCCGGAACCGTTTAAGGCACCCGCCACCACCCACTCTGCCTGCAACACGGATGAAATTCGCAAACGGGATGTGGGCTGCGGCGAGCTTGTCAAGCCACACATCTCGATTGCATGTGCCGCCAACTACTGTGATTCCTGCAAGGAGGCCATCCAGGACCTGGCCAAGGGCTTCTGCAAGGTCAGCCCAGAGACATCACCCGCACCGTCCAAGCCGGGCATAGTGCGTCGCTCCACGTCGGCGGACTCGCGCATACCGCGACCCAAACACATCACTAGTCCCAGTCCGGTGCGCAGGGAGCTCAAGCGGCAGAATACCTACACTCTGGCCACGCCAACAAAAACGCCCGATAGTCCCAAAGCGGAGCGGAAAACGCGACTGAG CTCCCTGCAGGAGAAGCCACCGACTGTGTCGAGTTTCCAATCTTCCGATACGTCGGGAGAGTCACAAAGTTTTATCAGACAACCGTCCAGCAAACAGAACACTTCATTGGACCTCAGCCAGGTGGGTGACGATGAGCTGATTGTGCGCGAGGAGAAGCGTGTGAGCATCAGCTGGTCACGCGATGCCTCCCCCGCACCACTCATGACCTCCTCGGCCACAACATCGGGCACAACAAAGTCGGCCTCaccggagcaggagcaggagcaggaacaggagcaggccATGAGCATTTCCAGTGGCTCCTCGCCGCCCTTGGATATACAGATTGCTCAGGGAGCACGAAAAAAGTCGAGCACACCGCTAAAATCTAGTCAAAGCGAGGATTCCCAGGTGACTGTCATCGAGCGACCGGCCACAAAGGCGCAGCTTCATCAGCTGGCCCAGGCGGAGGCCGAGCCACGCAAGAA AACCGAGATACCCAAGAGCCTGGCGGATGCACTCAAAGTCATCAATGATTCACTGCTAAAGAGGATGGGGGCCAAGCCTATCTCCTCGCAGAGCCTCAAGTTATCAAAGACGACAATCCAGGAGCACTGGTTCCGAAACTCCAGCACTGGCAAGGCCGATCCACATGAGGTGGAGGACCACTTGGACTACTTTGAGTCGCTCTCAGTGCCCCTGCTGGAGTATTGCGTTAACCTCTCCGACAACAAT GGCAACACAGCCATGCATTATGCGGTCTCGCACGGCAACTTTGACGTGGTATCCATTCTGCTGGATTCGAAGGTTTGCAATGTAAACCAAACGAATAACGCCGGATACACGTGCGTGATGCTCGTATCGTTGGCCAAGTTAAAGCAACCGTCCCATCGGACAGTCGTGGAGCGACTGTTCAAGATGGCCGATGTCAACATACGCGCCAAGAAG CACTGCCAGACCGCACTGATGCTCGCTGTGTCGCATGGTAATGGCGACATGGTCGCCATGCTGCTGGAAGCCGGAGCAGATATAAACATTCAGGACGAGGACGGCAGCACGGCTCTAATGTGCGCCGCCGAGCACGGGCGTGTGGATGTGGTCAAGCATTTGCTGTCCAGTCCAGACTGCGACTCCCTGATACAAGATGTG GATGGCAGCACGGCCTTTAAGATTGCCTGGCAGGCAGGTCATCGAGATGTGGGCCTGCTCCTCTATGTCCACGAGCAGATGCTGCGCAGCAAGCTGCCCAATCGTGGGGAGACCGCCCGGAATTCGCTCCTCACCATGGCGCTGCACAGCCGCCAGTCACCGGAGTAA
- the LOC117890980 gene encoding KN motif and ankyrin repeat domain-containing protein 2 isoform X2, with amino-acid sequence MLWNLFWCGVLWLWYEGKRPQSQPQADAFVDQETRQVPGGSTNSSVSSPESSGMNRSVRSCNCCPYGYHIDLDFVRYCEALAQAKPSEEEQRRRDRRRSRKSMEVMLGFESLFGGDWQAETRVQGRLAEAAHESEPDSPRGVVGAAGLSQSYTTTPCYRPRSSSVPRFTYGSIPPRAESPFGTASSTCSSLRGGVESDAGIYQQRHQSYGRPAISPPETRAFLHDALDEVCSDFERTLERTSVKRRKGGVPYAGGSLSMDRNNNKLMLNLSPRNGYGQKERNQRLGNSTWDRYFDVADSCIAGNRSPTTTPHLFLRSNTLPLQQRPSPAEVQYESYVQATVAANAKSPVEQLESPKTMPGTAPPPPPRRHHLLATPKEGEKENGTMSSSMQSPVNSETGQTTADAQALFQIREQMAMSLKRLKDLEEQVKVIPDMELELNSLRSEKQRLLRKNEELVRGQRQTPSPPSPGLKNASPVQFTPQRISPISLESLGARMRSSSTSASPSPSVIRRDVSTQAATRVTATRDVAVGSTLSTRHMATQEAAAIYSQAELEQKIGVALSSHQQQQLKKLITVGTQMYVPKREQRDSGMQTMAERPKLKYNVGVSAKPATRENFTSCKPDVRTVGSSEHRIDEELCEKCAISKRSVGCGPEVPTTEKPAKSAPQMLGRSNTFSLGENESLTLIRKAVGCQTPITMVHSAASQTAMKTVRSTGAQVTPQQQHAVVQCGAEQSNRQTDTDGLQRLSRSATKTEQVAESVPRPRTRHTACNTDQPEQKPLPEPFKAPATTHSACNTDEIRKRDVGCGELVKPHISIACAANYCDSCKEAIQDLAKGFCKVSPETSPAPSKPGIVRRSTSADSRIPRPKHITSPSPVRRELKRQNTYTLATPTKTPDSPKAERKTRLSSLQEKPPTVSSFQSSDTSGESQSFIRQPSSKQNTSLDLSQVGDDELIVREEKRVSISWSRDASPAPLMTSSATTSGTTKSASPEQEQEQEQEQAMSISSGSSPPLDIQIAQGARKKSSTPLKSSQSEDSQVTVIERPATKAQLHQLAQAEAEPRKKTEIPKSLADALKVINDSLLKRMGAKPISSQSLKLSKTTIQEHWFRNSSTGKADPHEVEDHLDYFESLSVPLLEYCVNLSDNNGNTAMHYAVSHGNFDVVSILLDSKVCNVNQTNNAGYTCVMLVSLAKLKQPSHRTVVERLFKMADVNIRAKKHCQTALMLAVSHGNGDMVAMLLEAGADINIQDEDGSTALMCAAEHGRVDVVKHLLSSPDCDSLIQDVDGSTAFKIAWQAGHRDVGLLLYVHEQMLRSKLPNRGETARNSLLTMALHSRQSPE; translated from the exons atgttgtggAATCTGTTCTGGTGTGGGGTCTTGTGGCTGTGGTATGAGGGTAAAAGGCCCCAGTCTCAGCCACAGGCGGACGCATTTGTTGACCAAgaaa CTCGTCAAGTGCCTGGTGGCAGCACCAACAGTTCCGTCTCCAGCCCGGAGTCGTCTGGTATGAACCGATCGGTgcgcagctgcaactgctgtcCCTATGGCTACCACATTGACCTGGACTTTGTGCGCTACTGCGAGGCGCTGGCCCAGGCCAAgcccagcgaggaggagcagcggcgtAGGGATCGACGTCGCTCGCGCAAGTCCATGGAGGTTATGCTCGGCTTCGAGAGCCTCTTTGGCGGCGACTGGCAGGCGGAGACGAGAGTGCAGGGCCGACTAGCGGAG GCCGCACATGAAAGCGAACCAGATTCGCCCCGCGGAGTAGTAGGAGCAGCAGGTCTGTCGCAATCCTATACCACAACGCCGTGCTATCGGCCGCGTTCATCGTCCGTGCCACGCTTCACTTACGGCAGCATCCCGCCGAGAGCCGAGTCTCCATTTGGCACTGCCTCCTCCACGTGCTCCTCGTTGCGCGGCGGCGTCGAGAGTGACGCGGGGATCTATCAACAGCGCCATCAGAGCTATGGTCGACCGGCGATCAGTCCGCCAGAGACGCGGGCCTTCCTCCACGACGCCCTGGACGAGGTCTGCAGCGATTTTGAGCGCACACTCGAACGGACATCGGTGAAGCGGCGCAAAGGGGGTGTCCCCTATGCAGGCGGCTCCCTCTCCATGGATCGGAACAACAATAAGTTGATGCTGAATCTCAGCCCGCGCAATGGCTATGGCCAGAAGGAGCGCAATCAGCGCCTGGGCAACAGCACGTGGGACCGCTACTTTGATGTGGCAG ACTCCTGCATAGCGGGTAATCGATCACCAACGACCACGCCGCACCTCTTCCTGCGCTCCAATACGCTCCCTCTGCAGCAGCGGCCCAGCCCTGCGGAGGTGCAGTATGAGAGCTATGTGCAGGCCACGGTGGCGGCCAATGCCAAGTCGCCAGTGGAACAGCTGGAATCGCCGAAGACTATGCCAGGCACTgcaccgccgcctccaccacgTCGGCATCATCTGCTGGCAACTCCCAAGGAAGGCGAGAAGGAGAATGGCACCATGAGCAGCTCCATGCAGTCGCCAGTGAATTCGGAAACGGGTCAGACTACGGCGGATGCCCAGGCTCTGTTCCAGATCCGCGAGCAGATGGCCATGAGCCTGAAGCGCCTGAAGGATCTGGAGGAGCAGGTCAAGGTCATACCCGACATGGAG TTGGAACTCAATTCATTGCGCTCGGAGAAGCAGCGACTTCTGCGCAAGAACGAGGAGCTGGTGCGGGGACAAAGACAGACACCATCACCTCCCAGTCCGGGCCTGAAGAACGCTTCACCCGTGCAGTTCACGCCACAGCGCATAAGTCCCATCTCGCTGGAGAGCCTGGGGGCACGCATGCGCAGCAGTTCGACCTCGGCGTCGCCTTCGCCCAGCGTCATTCGTCGCGATGTGTCCACCCAGGCGGCCACCCGGGTGACAGCCACCCGAGACGTGGCCGTTGGCTCCACACTGAGCACCCGTCACATGGCCACTCAAGAGGCCGCGGCCATTTACTCCCAAgcggagctggagcagaaAATCGGTGTTGCCCTgagcagccaccagcagcagcagctgaagaagcTCATCACAGTGGGCACACAGATGTACGTGCCGAAGCGGGAGCAGCGGGACTCGGGCATGCAGACGATGGCGGAGCGCCCGAAGCTCAAGTACAATGTGGGAGTCAGTGCCAAGCCCGCGACGAGGGAGAACTTCACCAGTTGCAAGCCAGATGTGCGCACTGTGGGCAGCTCCGAGCACCGCATCGACGAAGAGCTATGCGAGAAGTGTGCCATCAGCAAGCGATCAGTGGGCTGCGGTCCGGAAGTGCCCACGACGGAGAAGCCAGCGAAGTCAGCGCCACAGATGCTGGGACGCAGCAACACCTTCAGCCTCGGAGAGAACGAATCGCTAACCCTCATCCGGAAGGCTGTGGGCTGTCAGACGCCAATTACCATGGTGCACAGTGCTGCGAGTCAGACTGCGATGAAGACGGTTCGCTCAACCGGCGCTCAGGtgacgccgcagcagcagcacgcggTGGTGCAGTGtggggcagagcagagcaatcGGCAAACCGATACCGACGGCCTGCAGCGCCTCTCGCGTAGCGCCACAAAAACGGAACAGGTGGCCGAGTCTGTGCCACGACCTCGAACACGTCACACAGCCTGCAACACGGATCAGCCGGAGCAGAAACCGTTGCCGGAACCGTTTAAGGCACCCGCCACCACCCACTCTGCCTGCAACACGGATGAAATTCGCAAACGGGATGTGGGCTGCGGCGAGCTTGTCAAGCCACACATCTCGATTGCATGTGCCGCCAACTACTGTGATTCCTGCAAGGAGGCCATCCAGGACCTGGCCAAGGGCTTCTGCAAGGTCAGCCCAGAGACATCACCCGCACCGTCCAAGCCGGGCATAGTGCGTCGCTCCACGTCGGCGGACTCGCGCATACCGCGACCCAAACACATCACTAGTCCCAGTCCGGTGCGCAGGGAGCTCAAGCGGCAGAATACCTACACTCTGGCCACGCCAACAAAAACGCCCGATAGTCCCAAAGCGGAGCGGAAAACGCGACTGAG CTCCCTGCAGGAGAAGCCACCGACTGTGTCGAGTTTCCAATCTTCCGATACGTCGGGAGAGTCACAAAGTTTTATCAGACAACCGTCCAGCAAACAGAACACTTCATTGGACCTCAGCCAGGTGGGTGACGATGAGCTGATTGTGCGCGAGGAGAAGCGTGTGAGCATCAGCTGGTCACGCGATGCCTCCCCCGCACCACTCATGACCTCCTCGGCCACAACATCGGGCACAACAAAGTCGGCCTCaccggagcaggagcaggagcaggaacaggagcaggccATGAGCATTTCCAGTGGCTCCTCGCCGCCCTTGGATATACAGATTGCTCAGGGAGCACGAAAAAAGTCGAGCACACCGCTAAAATCTAGTCAAAGCGAGGATTCCCAGGTGACTGTCATCGAGCGACCGGCCACAAAGGCGCAGCTTCATCAGCTGGCCCAGGCGGAGGCCGAGCCACGCAAGAA AACCGAGATACCCAAGAGCCTGGCGGATGCACTCAAAGTCATCAATGATTCACTGCTAAAGAGGATGGGGGCCAAGCCTATCTCCTCGCAGAGCCTCAAGTTATCAAAGACGACAATCCAGGAGCACTGGTTCCGAAACTCCAGCACTGGCAAGGCCGATCCACATGAGGTGGAGGACCACTTGGACTACTTTGAGTCGCTCTCAGTGCCCCTGCTGGAGTATTGCGTTAACCTCTCCGACAACAAT GGCAACACAGCCATGCATTATGCGGTCTCGCACGGCAACTTTGACGTGGTATCCATTCTGCTGGATTCGAAGGTTTGCAATGTAAACCAAACGAATAACGCCGGATACACGTGCGTGATGCTCGTATCGTTGGCCAAGTTAAAGCAACCGTCCCATCGGACAGTCGTGGAGCGACTGTTCAAGATGGCCGATGTCAACATACGCGCCAAGAAG CACTGCCAGACCGCACTGATGCTCGCTGTGTCGCATGGTAATGGCGACATGGTCGCCATGCTGCTGGAAGCCGGAGCAGATATAAACATTCAGGACGAGGACGGCAGCACGGCTCTAATGTGCGCCGCCGAGCACGGGCGTGTGGATGTGGTCAAGCATTTGCTGTCCAGTCCAGACTGCGACTCCCTGATACAAGATGTG GATGGCAGCACGGCCTTTAAGATTGCCTGGCAGGCAGGTCATCGAGATGTGGGCCTGCTCCTCTATGTCCACGAGCAGATGCTGCGCAGCAAGCTGCCCAATCGTGGGGAGACCGCCCGGAATTCGCTCCTCACCATGGCGCTGCACAGCCGCCAGTCACCGGAGTAA